In Agromyces sp. G08B096, a genomic segment contains:
- a CDS encoding FAD-binding oxidoreductase produces MGRGARRETDAAAEAYRRASFWLDDLVVSGRDRLRPRSSLTANAWFDVCLVGGGLTALWTAYSLAKADPGLRIAILEKDIAGFGASGRNGGWCSALFPRSASSLEREHGWEAAVAMRRAMVETVDEVGRVVAEEGIDCDFVPGGTVVFARDAVQRAAAFADVEEARRFGVDRLEYWDEATVSRRFQVTGADDQTPAAVMDPACARVQPAKLVRGLAEVVESLGVAVFERTEVLDWSAGRVRFRALDGSGATGTVSARHVIVATEGYGAELPRVRRRILPLYSLMIATEPLPEEVWDRIGLEHGQTFSDYRHLLVYGQRTADNRFAFGGRGAGYHWGSRVSPEFERVDRVFEHLREALVELFPLLADVRVTHRWGGPLGVARDWHATASYNPKTGVGFAGGYVGDGLSTTNLAGRTLADLVLGRDTDLTRLPWTNHRSPLWEPEPLRYLGANLGVRGMALADAEERLTGRPSLIARAIGPLVGH; encoded by the coding sequence GTGGGGCGGGGCGCACGACGCGAGACGGATGCCGCGGCCGAGGCGTACCGTCGCGCGAGCTTCTGGCTCGACGACCTGGTCGTCTCCGGCCGCGACCGTCTGCGTCCGCGCTCGTCGCTGACGGCGAACGCCTGGTTCGACGTGTGCCTCGTCGGCGGCGGACTCACCGCTCTGTGGACGGCGTACTCGCTCGCGAAGGCCGATCCCGGCCTGCGCATCGCGATCCTCGAGAAGGACATCGCCGGCTTCGGCGCCTCTGGCCGGAACGGCGGGTGGTGCTCGGCGCTCTTCCCACGGTCGGCGTCCTCCCTCGAGCGCGAGCACGGCTGGGAGGCGGCCGTGGCGATGCGTCGCGCGATGGTCGAGACCGTCGATGAGGTCGGCCGTGTCGTCGCGGAGGAGGGCATCGACTGCGACTTCGTGCCGGGCGGCACGGTGGTGTTCGCGCGCGACGCCGTGCAGCGCGCCGCCGCCTTCGCCGACGTCGAGGAGGCCAGGCGGTTCGGCGTCGACCGGCTCGAGTACTGGGATGAGGCCACGGTCTCGCGACGGTTCCAGGTGACCGGCGCCGACGACCAGACGCCGGCGGCGGTGATGGACCCGGCGTGCGCCCGCGTGCAGCCCGCGAAGCTCGTACGCGGCCTGGCCGAGGTCGTCGAGTCCCTGGGCGTCGCCGTCTTCGAGCGCACGGAGGTGCTCGACTGGTCGGCCGGGCGGGTGCGGTTCCGCGCGCTCGACGGGTCCGGTGCGACGGGCACCGTCTCCGCCCGCCACGTCATCGTCGCCACGGAGGGGTACGGGGCGGAGCTGCCGCGGGTGCGGCGACGCATCCTCCCGCTGTACTCGCTCATGATCGCCACCGAGCCGCTGCCTGAGGAGGTGTGGGATCGGATCGGGCTGGAGCACGGCCAGACCTTCAGCGACTACCGCCATCTGCTCGTCTACGGGCAGCGGACGGCCGACAACCGATTCGCCTTCGGCGGGCGCGGGGCCGGGTACCACTGGGGCAGCCGGGTGTCGCCCGAGTTCGAGCGTGTCGACCGGGTGTTCGAGCACCTCCGCGAGGCCCTGGTGGAGCTGTTTCCGCTGCTCGCCGACGTGCGCGTGACGCACCGCTGGGGCGGGCCGCTCGGCGTCGCGCGCGATTGGCACGCCACCGCGAGTTACAACCCGAAGACGGGCGTCGGCTTCGCGGGCGGGTACGTGGGGGACGGCCTCTCGACGACGAACCTCGCCGGCCGGACCCTCGCCGACCTCGTGCTCGGCCGGGACACCGATCTCACCCGCCTGCCGTGGACGAATCACCGTTCGCCGCTCTGGGAGCCCGAGCCGCTGCGGTACCTCGGGGCGAACCTCGGCGTGCGCGGCATGGCCCTCGCGGACGCCGAGGAGCGGCTGACGGGTCGCCCGTCGCTCATCGCGCGGGCCATCGGTCCGCTGGTCGGGCACTGA
- a CDS encoding Lrp/AsnC family transcriptional regulator: MTNTGRSRERPAHLDDVSKAIVEQLQADGRRSYADIGKAVGLSEAAVRQRVQRLTESGVMQIVAVTDPMQLGFTRQAMIGIRAGGDTRRLAEQLAEIPEIDYVVLTAGSFDVLAEVVCENDDQLISLLNSRIRNLEGVQTTETFVYLKLQKQFYNWGTR, translated from the coding sequence ATGACGAACACCGGGCGTTCTCGTGAGCGGCCTGCGCACCTCGACGACGTCTCCAAGGCGATCGTCGAGCAGCTCCAGGCCGATGGGCGGCGCTCGTACGCCGACATCGGGAAGGCGGTGGGCCTCAGCGAGGCGGCTGTGCGCCAGCGCGTCCAGCGGCTCACGGAGTCGGGGGTCATGCAGATCGTGGCCGTCACCGATCCGATGCAGCTGGGCTTCACCCGCCAGGCGATGATCGGGATCCGCGCGGGCGGCGATACCCGTCGGCTCGCCGAGCAGCTCGCGGAGATCCCCGAGATCGATTACGTCGTGCTCACGGCCGGCAGCTTCGACGTGCTCGCCGAAGTGGTCTGCGAGAACGACGACCAGCTCATCTCGCTGCTGAACTCGCGCATCCGCAACCTCGAGGGCGTGCAGACGACCGAGACGTTCGTCTACCTGAAACTGCAGAAGCAGTTCTACAACTGGGGCACGCGGTAA
- a CDS encoding DNA-3-methyladenine glycosylase I produces the protein MPRPELVTGDDGLTRCGWGASDPEYRRYHDEEWGTPQHDPVRLFEKLCLEGFQAGLSWITILRRRPAFREVFHGFEPARVAAMTDEDVMRLLDDARIIRHRGKIEATIANARATLALDLTLDELLWSFAPPARTAAPASFADVPAVTPESTAMSKDLRARGFRFVGPTTMYALMQACGMVDDHLAGCFRSASASRLLGSTPGPEAEATTLA, from the coding sequence ATCCCCCGACCCGAGCTCGTCACGGGCGACGATGGGCTGACGCGGTGCGGGTGGGGCGCCTCCGACCCCGAGTATCGGCGATATCACGACGAGGAGTGGGGCACGCCCCAGCACGACCCGGTGCGCCTCTTCGAGAAGCTCTGCCTCGAAGGGTTCCAGGCCGGCCTCTCCTGGATCACCATCCTCCGGCGGCGTCCAGCGTTCCGCGAGGTCTTCCATGGCTTCGAACCCGCGCGAGTGGCGGCCATGACCGACGAGGATGTGATGCGTCTGCTCGATGATGCCCGGATCATCCGGCACCGCGGGAAGATCGAGGCGACCATCGCCAACGCCCGGGCGACCCTCGCGCTCGACCTCACCCTCGACGAGCTGCTCTGGAGCTTCGCTCCGCCGGCGCGCACGGCGGCCCCGGCGTCCTTCGCGGACGTGCCGGCGGTCACCCCGGAATCGACCGCGATGAGCAAGGACCTCCGCGCGCGAGGGTTCCGGTTCGTCGGTCCGACCACGATGTATGCCCTGATGCAGGCCTGCGGCATGGTCGACGACCATCTGGCGGGCTGTTTTCGGAGCGCCTCGGCCTCCCGGCTGCTCGGCTCCACCCCGGGACCGGAAGCCGAGGCGACGACGCTCGCGTAG
- a CDS encoding FHA domain-containing protein, giving the protein MLSGQVRASDVSDTAAWDVVVGARFIATFRAPAPTRVLEAFEELARAPRPELEALIAGIPLGRAGVESFALVWWPAAGEPLTAVVRGDAAVDLASPGGRRRLDSRGIRPWHLAEFRDVQALRIGAAGASLDALGEATTAVEGPVARLRAASVEWHPDDAPQRAAGADRDTAEVPEPAGTGSGAPASATTESAATESLAPAFAATESAHAATESASAAAPTPAGPPPPDPVFGYRIAGGEARVASGAVLIGRRPAPPRIPTAPVELVQVPAGASAVSATHLELRLEGSRIVATDLRSTNGTVVRTATGTRRMRSGESIVVSPGVELDLGGDTIVEILPPPVDQAHPDRQATA; this is encoded by the coding sequence ATGCTCTCCGGCCAGGTGCGCGCCTCCGACGTCTCGGACACGGCCGCGTGGGATGTGGTCGTCGGCGCCCGGTTCATCGCGACGTTCCGCGCACCCGCGCCCACGCGCGTCCTGGAGGCGTTCGAGGAGCTCGCCCGCGCCCCGCGTCCGGAGCTCGAGGCGCTGATCGCGGGCATCCCGCTCGGACGCGCCGGGGTGGAGTCCTTCGCGCTCGTCTGGTGGCCCGCCGCCGGCGAACCGCTCACCGCGGTCGTGCGCGGGGATGCCGCGGTCGACCTCGCCTCACCCGGCGGTCGTCGGCGGCTGGACTCGCGAGGCATCCGGCCCTGGCACCTCGCCGAGTTCCGTGACGTGCAAGCGCTGCGGATCGGGGCGGCCGGGGCATCCCTCGACGCCTTGGGGGAGGCCACGACCGCCGTCGAGGGACCGGTGGCCCGTCTCCGAGCCGCGTCGGTGGAGTGGCATCCGGACGACGCACCGCAGCGGGCCGCCGGCGCGGACCGCGACACGGCGGAGGTGCCGGAGCCGGCGGGGACGGGGTCGGGTGCCCCCGCATCCGCCACGACGGAATCCGCGGCGACCGAGTCCCTCGCACCCGCGTTCGCCGCCACCGAGTCCGCTCACGCCGCGACCGAGTCCGCTTCCGCCGCGGCACCGACCCCCGCCGGACCGCCCCCGCCCGATCCCGTGTTCGGCTACCGCATCGCCGGCGGGGAAGCCCGCGTCGCGAGCGGGGCCGTGCTCATCGGCCGCAGGCCCGCGCCGCCCCGGATCCCGACGGCCCCGGTGGAACTCGTGCAGGTTCCGGCCGGTGCATCCGCGGTGTCCGCCACCCATCTCGAGCTCCGGCTCGAGGGCAGCCGGATCGTGGCGACCGACCTCCGCTCGACCAACGGCACCGTCGTGAGAACCGCGACCGGCACGCGGCGGATGCGCTCCGGCGAGTCGATCGTCGTCTCCCCGGGGGTCGAGCTCGACCTCGGAGGCGATACGATCGTCGAGATCCTCCCGCCCCCGGTGGATCAGGCGCACCCCGACAGGCAGGCCACCGCGTGA
- a CDS encoding DUF4192 family protein: MTTIIRADRAHDFLALLPRIAGYTPERSLVWVAFRGARTRAVARFDLPRRAADRDALVAASIGLLCRLEGVDAVVPVVYSDAAFRGRRGSGEAALLRLAVRRAEEAGFLVRDALRVACDAWGSLLDPATPAAGRDLGLIAASAVCDDLPDEDAPSASVARLGVLPDANAAERQAVESELRSLELDERRGGDRFVDAISRLGGLADPVALVEFLLDADCTGECRHRIAPHVLAWLVHLAALPRYRDALMLQIAFGPDIGSLALDEPEDEPDHEPDDELDDELDDKPEDDEEDVAVGHEHQHARRADVEGAAALRDLLSRLLVGQTRERPDAARVEHGLALLRRAASVAPERSRAGVLCMAAWLAWSRARGSAAAALLELAEDAEPGYPMATLLLRLLGTGALPEWSFVEPSAEVSARPADRWPAR; the protein is encoded by the coding sequence ATGACCACCATCATCCGCGCCGATCGAGCGCACGATTTCCTCGCCCTCCTGCCGCGCATCGCCGGCTACACGCCGGAGCGTTCGCTCGTGTGGGTGGCCTTCCGGGGCGCACGCACCCGGGCGGTGGCGCGCTTCGACCTGCCTCGGCGCGCCGCCGACCGCGATGCGCTCGTCGCGGCATCCATCGGACTGCTGTGCCGGCTCGAAGGGGTCGACGCGGTCGTCCCCGTGGTGTACTCCGACGCGGCGTTCCGCGGGCGACGGGGCAGCGGAGAGGCCGCGTTGCTGCGACTCGCCGTCCGCCGCGCGGAGGAGGCCGGGTTCCTCGTGCGGGACGCGCTTCGCGTGGCGTGCGATGCCTGGGGCTCCCTGCTCGACCCGGCCACGCCCGCCGCGGGACGGGACCTCGGCCTGATCGCGGCCAGCGCCGTGTGCGACGACCTGCCGGACGAGGACGCTCCGTCCGCCTCGGTCGCCCGGCTGGGCGTTCTGCCAGACGCGAACGCAGCCGAGCGGCAGGCGGTGGAGTCCGAGCTCCGATCGCTCGAACTCGACGAGCGCAGGGGCGGCGACCGGTTCGTCGACGCGATCTCGCGCCTCGGCGGCCTCGCGGACCCGGTCGCGCTCGTCGAGTTCCTCCTCGACGCGGACTGTACCGGCGAGTGCCGGCATCGCATCGCTCCGCACGTGCTCGCCTGGCTCGTGCACCTCGCCGCGCTGCCACGCTACCGCGATGCCCTCATGCTGCAGATCGCGTTCGGTCCGGACATCGGCAGCCTCGCGCTCGACGAGCCCGAAGACGAGCCCGACCACGAGCCGGATGACGAACTCGATGACGAACTCGATGACAAGCCCGAGGACGACGAGGAGGATGTCGCGGTCGGGCACGAGCACCAGCACGCGCGACGTGCCGACGTCGAAGGCGCTGCGGCGCTACGCGACCTCCTCAGCCGGCTTCTGGTCGGTCAGACGCGCGAACGGCCCGATGCGGCCCGTGTCGAGCACGGTCTCGCACTGCTGCGCCGCGCCGCATCCGTCGCGCCCGAGCGCTCCCGCGCCGGGGTGCTCTGCATGGCCGCATGGCTCGCGTGGAGCCGGGCACGCGGCTCGGCCGCCGCCGCCCTGCTCGAGCTCGCCGAGGACGCCGAGCCCGGGTATCCGATGGCGACGCTGCTGCTCCGCCTGCTCGGCACCGGCGCGCTGCCCGAGTGGTCCTTCGTCGAGCCGTCCGCGGAGGTCAGTGCCCGACCAGCGGACCGATGGCCCGCGCGATGA
- a CDS encoding aspartate aminotransferase family protein, whose translation MTDPDYDNAALQQQAKDHLWMHFARQSTMETAGVPIITRGEGHHIYDVEGRKYFDGLSGLFVVNAGHGRRRLAEVAAKQAEQLAFFPIWSYAHPSAIELADRLADYAPGDLNRVFFSTGGGEAVETAFKLAKYYWKLQGRPTKHKVISRSVAYHGTPQGALAITGIPAMKEMFEPLTPGGFRVPNTNFYRAAEVGAPADDVEAFGIWAANRIEEMIQFEGPETVAAVFLEPVQNSGGCFPPPPGYFKRVREICDQYDVLLVSDEVICAFGRIGHMFACDAYDYVPDMITCAKAMTSGYSPIGATIVSEKIYEPFSKGTTSFYHGYTFGGHPVSAAVALENLDIFEEEGLNERVRENSPLFRAELEKLLDLPIVGDVRGDGYFFGIELVKDKTTRETFDDDESERLLRGFLSKALFDAGLYCRADDRGDPVIQLAPPLTIGVPEFQEIEQILRSVLTEASNRL comes from the coding sequence ATGACCGACCCCGACTACGACAACGCGGCGCTGCAGCAGCAGGCGAAGGACCACCTGTGGATGCACTTCGCCCGCCAGTCCACGATGGAGACCGCGGGCGTGCCGATCATCACCCGCGGCGAGGGCCACCACATCTACGACGTGGAGGGCCGGAAGTACTTCGACGGTCTCTCGGGTCTGTTCGTCGTGAACGCCGGACACGGTCGCCGGCGTCTCGCCGAGGTGGCGGCCAAGCAGGCGGAGCAGCTCGCGTTCTTCCCGATCTGGTCGTACGCCCACCCGTCCGCGATCGAATTGGCCGACCGGCTGGCCGACTACGCCCCCGGTGACCTCAACCGGGTGTTCTTCTCGACGGGCGGCGGCGAGGCGGTCGAGACCGCCTTCAAGCTCGCGAAGTACTACTGGAAGCTGCAGGGCCGCCCCACCAAGCACAAGGTCATCTCCCGGTCCGTCGCCTACCACGGCACGCCGCAGGGCGCGCTCGCGATCACGGGCATCCCGGCGATGAAGGAGATGTTCGAGCCGCTGACCCCGGGCGGGTTCCGCGTGCCGAACACGAACTTCTACCGTGCCGCCGAGGTCGGCGCTCCGGCCGACGACGTCGAGGCGTTCGGCATCTGGGCCGCGAACCGCATCGAGGAGATGATCCAGTTCGAGGGCCCCGAGACGGTGGCCGCGGTGTTCCTCGAGCCGGTGCAGAACTCGGGCGGCTGCTTCCCGCCGCCGCCCGGGTACTTCAAGCGCGTGCGCGAGATCTGCGACCAGTACGACGTGCTGCTCGTCTCCGACGAGGTCATCTGCGCCTTCGGCCGGATCGGGCACATGTTCGCCTGCGACGCGTACGACTACGTCCCCGACATGATCACCTGCGCGAAGGCGATGACGTCCGGCTACTCCCCCATCGGCGCGACGATCGTGTCGGAGAAGATCTACGAGCCGTTCTCGAAGGGCACGACGAGCTTCTACCACGGGTACACCTTCGGCGGGCACCCGGTGTCGGCCGCCGTCGCGCTCGAGAACCTCGACATCTTCGAGGAGGAGGGCCTGAACGAGCGCGTCCGCGAGAACTCGCCGCTGTTCCGCGCGGAGCTCGAGAAGCTGCTCGACCTGCCCATCGTCGGCGACGTGCGCGGTGACGGGTACTTCTTCGGCATCGAGCTCGTGAAGGACAAGACCACCCGCGAGACCTTCGACGACGACGAGTCGGAGCGGCTGCTGCGCGGGTTCCTGTCGAAGGCACTGTTCGACGCCGGACTGTACTGCCGCGCCGACGACCGCGGCGACCCCGTGATCCAGCTCGCACCGCCGCTGACGATCGGCGTGCCCGAGTTCCAGGAGATCGAGCAGATCCTGCGGAGCGTCCTCACCGAAGCCTCCAACCGGCTCTGA
- a CDS encoding aminobutyraldehyde dehydrogenase yields the protein MTGPTLRNFIDGAPADARGDATIDLVDPATEEVYASAPVSVEADVDAAYAAASRAFATWGRTTPADRQLALFRLADALADRAEELADLESQDTGKPRASLVADEIDQSVDQLRFFAGAARNLEGRGAAEYLAGHTSYVRREPIGVVGQVTPWNYPLNMAIWKIAPAIAAGNTVVLKPSDTTPLSTLRLAEVAAEVLPPGVLNVVLGDRSTGAALLGHPTPQLVAITGSVRAGMEVARAAADDLKRVHLELGGKAPAIVFADTDLAQAAEGIVTAAYFNAGQDCTAATRLLVHESVHDELVALVRERVATHARTGGPREPGVFYGPLNNADQLAMVSGFVDRLPDHAEVVVGGRRQGDRGYFYEATVVTGLRQDDELVQSEVFGPVLAVQSFRDEAEAIAMANGVPYALAASVWTGDHGRAMRFARDLDFGCVWINTHIPFVSDMPHGGFKHSGYGKDLSQYGFEDYTRVKHVMSFLGG from the coding sequence ATGACCGGCCCCACCCTCAGGAACTTCATCGACGGCGCACCCGCCGACGCCCGCGGCGACGCCACGATCGACCTCGTCGATCCCGCGACCGAGGAGGTGTACGCGAGCGCGCCGGTGTCGGTCGAGGCGGACGTCGACGCCGCGTACGCCGCCGCCTCACGGGCCTTCGCGACCTGGGGCCGCACCACGCCCGCCGACCGGCAGCTCGCGCTGTTCCGGCTCGCCGACGCACTGGCCGACCGAGCCGAGGAGCTCGCCGATCTCGAGTCGCAGGACACCGGCAAGCCGCGCGCGAGCCTGGTCGCCGACGAGATCGACCAGTCGGTCGACCAGCTCCGCTTTTTCGCCGGCGCCGCCCGCAACCTCGAGGGGCGGGGTGCGGCGGAGTACCTCGCGGGACACACGTCGTACGTGCGCCGCGAACCCATCGGCGTCGTCGGCCAGGTGACGCCGTGGAACTATCCGCTGAACATGGCGATCTGGAAGATCGCTCCCGCGATCGCCGCCGGCAATACCGTGGTCCTGAAGCCGTCCGACACGACGCCGCTGTCGACGCTCCGGCTCGCGGAGGTCGCGGCCGAGGTGCTGCCGCCCGGCGTGCTCAACGTGGTCCTCGGCGACCGGTCGACGGGTGCCGCGCTGCTCGGGCATCCGACGCCGCAGCTCGTGGCGATCACCGGGTCCGTCCGCGCGGGCATGGAAGTCGCCCGGGCCGCCGCCGACGACCTGAAGCGCGTCCACCTCGAACTCGGCGGCAAGGCGCCGGCCATCGTGTTCGCCGACACCGACCTCGCGCAGGCCGCCGAGGGCATCGTCACCGCGGCCTACTTCAACGCCGGGCAGGACTGCACCGCCGCGACCCGCCTGCTGGTGCACGAATCCGTCCACGACGAGCTCGTGGCCCTGGTGCGGGAGCGCGTCGCCACGCACGCGCGAACCGGCGGGCCGCGCGAACCGGGCGTCTTCTACGGGCCGCTGAACAACGCCGACCAGCTCGCCATGGTGTCGGGCTTCGTCGACCGGCTGCCCGACCACGCCGAGGTCGTCGTGGGCGGACGCCGGCAGGGCGACCGCGGCTACTTCTACGAGGCCACGGTGGTCACGGGGCTCCGCCAGGACGACGAACTGGTGCAGAGCGAGGTCTTCGGTCCCGTGCTCGCGGTCCAGTCGTTCCGCGACGAGGCCGAGGCGATCGCCATGGCGAACGGAGTGCCCTACGCGCTCGCGGCGTCGGTCTGGACCGGCGACCACGGGCGCGCCATGCGCTTCGCGCGCGACCTCGACTTCGGCTGCGTGTGGATCAACACCCACATCCCGTTCGTCTCCGACATGCCCCACGGCGGGTTCAAGCACTCCGGCTACGGCAAGGACCTCTCCCAGTACGGCTTCGAGGACTACACGCGCGTGAAGCACGTCATGAGCTTCCTCGGCGGGTGA
- a CDS encoding protein phosphatase 2C domain-containing protein: MTQIGNGNPRFRVTLPGGSEIRLAWSAITHTGLRREVNEDSYLAQPPVFAVADGMGGHAAGDFASAAVVTRLAEHGGRQLVGTPEIDQSLRLAVQDMGRGSGVTDEGSGTTVTGVALGEISGEPAWLVFNIGDSRVYRLVGGVLEQLTVDHSVVQELVDAGQITREEADTHPHSNVITRAVGFHEAPLPDYRAVAVEPGMRLLVCSDGLTKELTSYGIRHFLLANPKAEPAARALVDAALGNGGRDNVTVVVVDVLAVARPEAEASGA, from the coding sequence GTGACGCAGATCGGCAACGGCAACCCCCGATTCCGGGTGACGCTGCCCGGCGGGAGCGAGATCCGACTCGCCTGGTCGGCGATCACCCACACCGGGCTCCGGCGCGAGGTCAACGAAGACAGCTACCTGGCGCAGCCGCCCGTCTTCGCGGTCGCCGACGGCATGGGCGGCCACGCCGCGGGCGACTTCGCGAGCGCCGCGGTGGTCACCCGGCTCGCCGAGCACGGCGGCCGCCAGCTGGTCGGCACACCGGAGATCGACCAGTCGCTCCGCCTCGCCGTGCAGGACATGGGCCGGGGCTCCGGCGTCACCGACGAGGGCAGCGGAACCACCGTCACGGGGGTCGCACTCGGCGAGATCTCGGGGGAGCCGGCCTGGCTCGTGTTCAACATCGGCGACTCGCGCGTGTACCGGCTCGTGGGCGGGGTGCTCGAGCAGCTGACGGTCGACCATTCGGTCGTGCAGGAGCTCGTCGATGCCGGGCAGATCACCCGCGAGGAAGCCGACACCCACCCCCACTCGAACGTGATCACCCGGGCGGTCGGGTTCCACGAGGCCCCGCTGCCCGATTACCGGGCCGTCGCCGTCGAGCCGGGCATGCGGCTGCTGGTCTGCTCCGACGGACTGACGAAGGAGCTCACCTCGTACGGCATCCGGCACTTCCTGCTCGCCAACCCGAAGGCCGAGCCCGCCGCCCGCGCCCTCGTCGATGCCGCCCTCGGCAACGGCGGGCGCGACAACGTCACCGTCGTGGTGGTCGACGTCCTCGCCGTCGCGAGGCCCGAGGCCGAGGCATCCGGGGCCTGA
- a CDS encoding methylated-DNA--[protein]-cysteine S-methyltransferase, with protein sequence MTDVYLIRLESPIGRLELVADGEALTSLSIERAGTLPHDGVAERTCPVLELAAQQLTEYFTGTRTSFDLPVRPTGTAFQQAVWGELARLGWGEATSYGALAAAVGRPGAARAIGGAVGANPLPIIVGCHRVLAGDGRITGYSGGNGIPTKLWLLGHEQIGFAA encoded by the coding sequence ATGACCGACGTGTATCTCATTCGTCTCGAAAGCCCGATCGGGCGACTCGAGCTCGTCGCCGACGGCGAGGCGCTCACCTCGCTCAGCATCGAGCGCGCAGGCACCCTCCCCCACGACGGGGTCGCCGAGCGCACCTGTCCCGTGCTCGAACTCGCCGCGCAGCAGCTGACCGAGTACTTCACCGGCACGCGGACCTCCTTCGATCTCCCGGTCCGGCCGACTGGTACGGCGTTCCAGCAGGCCGTGTGGGGCGAGCTCGCGCGGCTCGGCTGGGGCGAGGCCACGTCGTATGGGGCACTCGCGGCCGCGGTGGGTCGGCCCGGTGCCGCCCGCGCCATCGGCGGGGCGGTCGGCGCGAACCCGCTGCCCATCATCGTCGGCTGCCACCGTGTGCTCGCCGGCGACGGCCGCATCACGGGCTATTCCGGCGGCAACGGCATCCCGACCAAACTGTGGCTGCTCGGTCACGAGCAGATCGGGTTCGCGGCGTGA
- a CDS encoding serine/threonine-protein kinase — protein MSRRLPSTPPNLPGFAFVRVLGSGGFADVFLYEQNMPRRLVAVKVLLAEVVNDEVRQMFQAEANLMAQLSSHPSILTVFQASVAADGRPYLVMEYCSSSLAQRYRAVQLPLSEVLSTGVRIASAVETAHRQGVLHRDIKPSNILTTAYGHPVLSDFGIAATLGETGRADSVGLSIPWSAPEVVRDEVPGTVASEVWSLGATVYSLLAGRSPFEVVGGDNGSSALVSRVERAKVPPIGRADVPPSLEQVLARAMSRRPADRQAGALEFARDLQAVEEELGLPQTAVEVAMDDWALATAVDLDERTRVGGGHAIAGSANAGRRRRRQAARQPRTASEPRTADSGTRRGRTPPSARRLVWGAAVAAALLVAVVAAGTAFLVQAGSGIPVVSEVRATVEGTTVRFSWDDPGLATGDTYLVTVDEVVEPARRDPVLVVEAGDRGRVCASVRVSRDGRSGQPSPQQCVDVGQAAG, from the coding sequence GTGTCGAGGCGACTGCCGTCCACGCCGCCCAACCTGCCGGGCTTCGCCTTCGTCCGCGTGCTCGGCTCCGGCGGCTTCGCCGACGTGTTCCTCTACGAGCAGAACATGCCGCGCCGGCTCGTCGCCGTGAAGGTGCTGCTCGCCGAGGTCGTGAACGACGAGGTGCGGCAGATGTTCCAGGCCGAGGCGAACCTCATGGCGCAGCTGTCGAGCCATCCGTCGATCCTCACCGTGTTCCAGGCGAGCGTCGCGGCCGACGGTCGCCCGTACCTCGTCATGGAGTACTGCTCCTCGTCGCTCGCGCAGCGCTACCGCGCGGTGCAGCTGCCCCTCAGCGAAGTGCTCTCGACGGGCGTCCGCATCGCGAGCGCCGTCGAGACCGCGCACCGGCAGGGCGTGCTGCACCGCGACATCAAACCCTCGAACATCCTCACGACCGCCTACGGGCACCCGGTGCTCTCCGACTTCGGCATCGCCGCGACGCTCGGCGAGACCGGACGAGCCGACTCGGTCGGCCTGTCCATCCCGTGGTCCGCCCCCGAAGTGGTCCGCGACGAGGTGCCCGGCACGGTCGCGAGCGAGGTCTGGTCGCTCGGCGCGACGGTGTACTCCCTCCTCGCGGGACGGAGCCCGTTCGAAGTCGTCGGCGGCGACAACGGCTCGTCCGCCCTCGTCTCCCGCGTCGAACGTGCCAAGGTGCCGCCGATCGGCCGGGCCGACGTGCCGCCCTCGCTCGAACAGGTGCTGGCGCGGGCGATGAGCCGTCGCCCGGCCGACCGCCAGGCGGGCGCGCTGGAGTTCGCACGCGACCTGCAAGCCGTCGAAGAGGAGCTCGGGCTGCCCCAGACGGCGGTCGAGGTGGCGATGGACGACTGGGCGCTCGCCACCGCCGTCGACCTCGACGAGCGGACGAGGGTCGGCGGCGGGCACGCCATCGCCGGTTCCGCGAACGCCGGGCGCCGTCGCCGCCGCCAGGCGGCCAGGCAGCCGCGCACCGCATCGGAGCCCCGCACCGCCGACTCCGGCACCCGTCGGGGTCGCACCCCGCCGTCGGCCCGCCGTCTCGTGTGGGGCGCAGCCGTCGCGGCCGCGCTGCTCGTCGCGGTCGTCGCGGCCGGCACCGCCTTCCTGGTGCAGGCCGGCAGCGGCATCCCGGTCGTCTCCGAGGTGCGCGCGACCGTCGAGGGCACCACCGTCCGGTTCAGCTGGGACGACCCCGGCCTCGCCACCGGCGACACCTACCTCGTGACCGTCGACGAGGTCGTCGAGCCGGCCCGCAGGGATCCGGTGCTGGTGGTCGAGGCCGGTGATCGCGGGAGGGTCTGCGCGAGCGTGCGCGTCAGCCGCGACGGCCGGTCGGGTCAGCCGAGTCCGCAGCAGTGCGTCGACGTCGGACAGGCGGCCGGCTGA